A stretch of the Vigna radiata var. radiata cultivar VC1973A chromosome 7, Vradiata_ver6, whole genome shotgun sequence genome encodes the following:
- the LOC106768175 gene encoding NADPH-dependent pterin aldehyde reductase: MEMKKERKMKTGRTVLITGVGKGLGRALAVELATRGHTIIGCSRSQHNLDSLQTQLSSSNRNHNHLFFNADVRSDESVQQMARLVMDQKAVPDIIVNNAGTINKNNKLWEVPAEEFEEVMDTNVKGTANVLRHFIPLMIALKNAEGIIVNMSSGWGRSGAALVAPYCASKWAIEGLSKSVAKEVGQGMAVVALNPGVINTDMLTSCFGSSASLYQSPQSWALKAASLILNLTPADNGSSLTV, from the exons ATGGagatgaagaaagagagaaagatgaAGACAGGACGAACTGTGCTGATAACAGGAGTTGGGAAAGGGCTTGGGAGAGCTCTGGCTGTTGAACTCGCCACTCGAGGTCATACAATAATCGGTTGCTCCCGTTCGCAGCATAATCTCGATTCCCTTCAAACCCAACTCTCTTCCTCCAATCGCAACCACAACCATTTGTTTTTCAATGCTGACGTC AGGTCCGACGAGAGCGTTCAGCAAATGGCCCGACTTGTAATGGACCAAAAGGCCGTTCCGGACATCATAG TGAACAATGCCGGAACAATCAACAAGAACAACAAGCTATGGGAGGTTCCGGCGGAGGAGTTCGAAGAAGTGATGGATACGAACGTGAAAGGGACTGCGAACGTCTTGCGCCACTTCATCCCTCTCATGATAGCGTTGAAGAATGCGGAAGGCATAATAGTGAACATGTCGTCGGGATGGGGAAGGTCCGGTGCGGCGCTGGTGGCTCCTTACTGCGCCTCCAAGTGGGCCATAGAAGGGCTGAGCAAGTCGGTGGCGAAAGAGGTGGGTCAAGGGATGGCCGTGGTGGCCCTGAATCCAGGTGTGATCAACACCGACATGCTCACCTCTTGCTTTGGCTCTTCCGCCTCTCTCTATCAGTCCCCTCAGTCCTGGGCTCTCAAGGCTGCCAGCCTCATTCTCAATCTCACCCCTGCGGACAACGGTTCCTCCCTCACTGTCTGA